The window CAATTGCCGAATGAGAATTGGACACATGGAAAATCGTCATTTGTCGGGGTTGATAGCTTAATGACGACttgttatggtggatgccacgtgtcggttatcCTTGATGAGAACACTTCCATGACGTGCCatttatcatcacggaagtgttcatATATGGATTATTGTCATGTAACACTTCCGCGATAGCACAtatatgactatcttgattttatcataaaatcgtcatggatatATATACATGACAgaaaaatgtgacctactgtgacaaacgcgtatcatcatagatgtgttCTTTGTAGTGGAAGGAGCATCGCTACAAACGGTAGAACCTCCATATCCGCACCACAAGCTATTCACAAACCCTAGTTGCCGCCATTTCCCATCTCATCTCAATAGCCACCATCAGCTTCACCACCGCAGCAATCCACCTCCAAGTTAGCCATACTTGTAATCGTGTATCACATCCAACGACCATTGTAAGACATATTATCAATAAAAGCTTTCATCTTGATGTTTTCTTCATGCGAACTGATCGCCATGTGCGAGTAATTTGGTAAGGTAATGAGTTGAGGCATAGCCTTGCAACCCTATGTGTTTGTAAGAGGGATTAGTGTAATGACTTTGAATGAACGTCATGAATGTGTGAAATAAAACCGCATCGTAGTTGTCTCTTGTCTCTATCACATTCTTCAACCCTGCACATACCCAGGATCACGGAGTTCAAGCCATGAGGAGGTTAGGAGCAGGGTGGAAGTCGAGCGTTGTTTCTGAACACTAGTGACAAAAAGGTTTAATGTGGTAGTGTGAAGCCAATCCTTGGGGATACATGACTTGTAGTCATTAAACGTTCGATGCTTTTGTCTAATTTATCTTAATTACCGAGGTAACCCCACACGATGGATAAGGCTTACGATTGAACATCCGACTCTTGATGCTGGGCGCATTCCAGTCAAGATGTAATTTGGACACATCCCCCGCTTTGAGTCCTTGTAAGCACATCTTAATGAGTGTCTTCCAAAGAACAAATTAAGATCACAATGATCCCAGTCACAAAGATATGTTTGTAAGAATCAAGTCCTCATACCAATACATATTTTTATTATAAGTGTTTTTGGTAGCAACTATGATAATGACCTGGTCCAAAAACGGGAATTTAATACTTTAGCAAAAGCTTAGTAGAAACCCTTATTGTGAGTACATGTCCTCTTGTGGGATCGATAAGTCAGGGTCACACCTTGGGGAAAAGAGGTTGGGAACCCTGCTACTATTACCGGATCACCAAAGGGACTCATTAGACATGCAACCCATTTGTTTTTTTGTGTGAGAATTTATGGCTCATTTGTTGGGCGGGCGAAAAATAAGACTTAAAGTTATTTCTAGACCCAAATCAATACCTCCTCTCGAAAGATTTTGGAGTTGTGCTGGCCAATAAAATAATGTTGGACTGGATTGTGCTTTATATTCGAAAAGGTAAAGTTGGGTTGGGTATTTTACTCAGAAAAACAAAAGCTGGGCTGGGTACGTTCCATGAAAAAAACTTGTTCGATCTAAATGAAAAAATTAGTAGTCGGTCAGTCCCAAATGCCAGTATcgaagaagatcagagattgaagaagcatgtcACTCATTGGATGTCGATCCAACGATTACTGCTGCCAGAATCACTTGTTCACTAAGTTGACAAAGCGTTGCGTAAGCTTCAGCCTAGTGGGTCTCATATGTCAACTTTCAAATCTATGATGGCCATACATCACATttgctactccatccattcctaaatatttgtctttctagagatttcaaatggactaccacatacaggtgtatatagacatattttagagtgtagattcactcattttgctctgtatgtagtcacttgttaaaatctctagaaagacgaatatttaggaacgaagggagtattatTTTAGAatattgtaacgcccacgatgcggctatatctcccacgtgtcggagcacgacttagaggcataaccgcatagtagGCATGTCGCAAGAGGGGTAATCTTTACACATCCCATGTACTGAataagaaagggataaagagttggcttacaatcgccacttcacacaatacataaataaagcATTAAATCAACCAGaatacaatcaaggtccgactacggaaccaaataAAGAAAGACAACCCctaatgctagatccccgatcgccccgactgggctccactactgatcaactggaaacgaaacaacacaacgaacacgatcttcatcgagctcccatcTGAGCTGGGTTGCGTCACCTgtactggtatcatcggcacctgcaactgtttggaagtatctgtgagccacgaggagtcagcaatctcacacccgcgagatcaagactatttaagcttaaaggtaggacagggtagtgaggtggagctgcagcaagcactagcatatatggtggctaacttacgcaaatgagagcaagaagagaagcaaagcacggtcgtgaactagaagtgatcaagaagtgatcctgaagctacttacgcacaaccataacacaagaaccgtgttcacttcccggactccgtcgagaagagaccatcacggctacacacgcggttgatgcattttaattaagtcaagtgtcaagttctctacaaccggacattaaaaaattcccatctgccacataaccgcgggcacagctctcgaaagtttataccctgcaggggtgtcccaacttagcccatcacaagctctcatggtcaacgaaggatattccttctcccgggaagacccgatcagtctcggaatcccggttacaagacatttcgacaatggtaaaacaagaccagcaagaccacccgactgtgccgacaaatcccgataggagctgcacatatctcgttctcagggcacaccggatgagacatcctacgagtaaaaccaagcctcaagtttccccgaggtggccccgcagtctactcggttcgaaccagcactcagaggagcactggcccggggggggctaaaataaagatgacccttgagtctgcagaacccaagggaaaaaggcttaggtggcaaatgttaaaaccaaggttgggccttactggaggagttttattcaaagcgaactatcaagggggtcccataaatcacccaaccgcgtaaggaacgtaaaatcaaggaacataacaccagtatgacggaaactagggcgacaagagtggaacaaaacactaggcataaggccgagccttccaccctttaccatgtatatagatgcattaattaaataagagatattgtgatatcccaaaatatccatgttccaacatggaaccaacttcatcttcacctgcaactagcaacgctataaaaGGGGCTAAGTAAAAGcgataacttagccaaacaacggtttgctagaaaaggatggttagaggcttgacatggcaatatgggaggcatgatatagcaagtggtaggtatcGCGGCATAGGAAAAGAGCGagcaactagcaagcaaagatagaagtgatttcgagggtatggtcatcttgcctgagatcccgcaaggaagaagaatgagtccatgaagaagacaaacggacgtagtcgaacgaatcctcacaactccggaacaaaaccgaagctaacgagagaagcaacccgaaaacaaacaaacaacatggtaaaccaacaagcacaaacatggcatgatgcacaaccaagtatgatgcatgtccggtttaaatagcatggcatggcaatatgcacaaacaaaactacaagttaaATGGAGcacaatatgcaacgagttgcatattaacggaacaccacatcaattatttagttctctctcgtttatgtacccaacaatattaaatgtggttaagcatggcaagaggtgaatcataagtaaactaactatttaggcaagttaaATGAGACCgaaaataacaaacaacaattccggaaaatccccatatgcatatagcaatttaaagcaaacaacaattttaaatgttgttaacgtgatgcggatgacatatgcaagtttatgcaatttaaagaaaatattgacttgagcatgttatggagcatttgtcaccgtggtggaagaaaggggtgtcacggcaacgaatccgaaaatgatgccacgacaacatatcggttccggtaactcatggagataccggtgcaaaagtgAGTGTGGCGGGAGCATGTCAAGCAAGGATGgtggggtgttcccggttaccgggttcccatGCGCCGATGGCAAGGCAACGAGTGACAATTCGGACACGGTGCAAACggtgcatctcatacaacacatgcattcggttCACGGCGGTCGTCGTCGCGGCGGGTCATCgtctcggcggttataccttcgaagcgtgcgttTAGGAGCGGGTCAAGTTCAACGaaggaagtagtggtacacgggcCGTAGTGGAAGTAGTCGTTCTTGCGGCGGTAGTGGAAGTAGTAGTTCACGGACGTCGTGGAAGTAGTCGTTCACGGCGACGATAGAGGTACTCGCGATCttggcgacggtagtggtacatcTCGTAGTGGAACTTGTTGCATCCACGGTATTCGGGCGTAGTTGTACAAGCGCGACATCGGACTTGTCGAACCCGAACTCTTCGGACTCTTCGGgggtggggtgtgtgtgtgtgtgtgtgtgtgtgtgtgtgtgtgtgtgtgtgtgtgtggggggggggggggggggggcgtcgtGGTACTTGGCGAATCCCAGAGATGGCGGAAGACGAACTTGGCACCCACGGTCTTGACGATCCAAAACGAAGGAACACCAGGGCCTCGGGTGGGCAGCAGCAAGGAGGCGATGGTGGAGGTCAGCGGCAGGAAGCAGGCATGGGGCTCATCTGGTTCTCGGCCGGGTCCAGGCCGGTGGGACTCCATGGGGCGGCGGCCATGGTGTTCCTGATAGACGGGTGAGGCAGCGCGGACTTCGGGAGGAGTACGGGCGCGCGAGGAGGCATTGCCTCGCGGCTGTGGACGCGAGCGAGGAGGATGCTCACGGGGAACTCCGGCGAGGAAGGAGAGGGCCCGCTGGACGAGGGGTCGCCGGACCTGGCGATTTCCGGCAACGGTGATCTCCGGGGCTGATGCAGGGGACTCGGGCAGGGGGGTGAAGAAGACGACGCGATGGCGACTCCGATGGCCGGCTGGTGAGGCCACGACCatggcgcggaggaggcgcgcggcTGCACTTGTAGGGAAGCGACGTGACGGAGGCGATGGGACGACGCGAGGCAGGGGCGCCGGAGTTGGGTGCTCGAGGAGCTGCGCTGCGGGATCGGGATCCCTCTCCTGTgcgtgggcggcggcgcgggatgaggagagggagacgagcgagAGGAGGGGGATCGAGCGTCGGGCACGAGGGGATCGAGCAGAGCTCTCCCTCGATGCGTGCGTGTGTGGGTGGCGGCGGAGGGGAACGAGAGgagcggctagggttaggaggcTAAGGTGGGCCGGGGGGATGGATGGGCCGACCTGGGCTGCAGGAGGCCGGCTGGGCTTGCTCCTCTCTCCCCTTTATTTTCCCATTatagagaaaaagaaagaaaagggaAGAAAAGAAAAGGTTAGAGAAAGAGTTTGGGCACGGGGATAATTtccccggactcacaaaaatgagCTTAATCCAAGAAAATAGGAATGGGCATGGATGCAAGGTTTAGAATCTAAcacatttgaatttaattcaaatgggtGAATAGGGAGTGAGGGTTTGGAAGGCCCAAAATGTTGAGAAATTAGGAAGAGCCTCGATAAATGAGATAAGAGTTGTTGGCAAAGTTTGAGGCAAGGAAtattttgcaagtgtgttatggttaaTTCCACATTGACGGAACATTTTAtaatagctccctaataatattgggggatatatgttataaagagaaatcaccatgtgcatttccctcggtTTAAATGGaccgaagatccatgcaatttatttgattgagttttttttttaaaaaggtgcaagatgacatgatgctaTGCACATGATGCAAAGATGAATGCAACGAACAAAACAAATCACACGACGAATCTCAGAATCCATGGAAGGCATCTGAAGAgccggtcttggggcgtcacaaaTATATAGCCTAGTTGCTAGTTTTTTGGATTTATTACAACATATTCACTACTCTCTTTGTAACAAAATGCAAGAAATTTTTAACAATTACTCCCttcgtttcaaaatagatgactcaactttgtattaaTTCTAGTATAAATTActaagttgagtcatctattttggaacgaaAGGAGTATAAATGAACCAAAAGAGTCATATAATTTTGTTAGAGAGGTTGTATTGTTTAGGATTTATAGTCCATTTGCTGGGCGTGCCAACCTTAAGACCAAAAGTTTATTCAAGACCCAAAACCATTACTCTTCTTGTTCAAAGATATGCAACCCAGCTGGCGAAGAAAACAAAGTAAGCCTTGACTTGGTATTCTTAAAAAAAATAGAGTTGGGCTAAACTTTTacaaaaggaaaaaaattctAGACTGATtattttgtaatctaaaaatcaAAGCTTGAGTTAGATGACTGACTCCTTGTTAATAGTAGAATTTTTTAGGGGTTTTATTAATAGTAGAGCTTTTTTTAAGTATCAATAGTATTTTGTTTTGAGAAACGAGTTTTTTTAGGGGTTTTTGAGAAACGAGTAACTATCAATAGTAGAGCTCTTTTTTGACAAATACCTGTAAGTTTATTAATACTCATAACAATTAAAGGTACACCGATCTGGACCTAATATTCAAGAAAATACAAAGTAACTTATTTGACTAAGAATTACAATGTGATCTTTTGTAAACACTTTCAATCTCTACTCGAGGAAATATTCCAaaaaatttggtaaaaattacgTGAAGCTGGCTGCTACGGCGCAGGCCCAGGCCCAGGAAGGAAGACAAATCGAATCCAGACTCCCCGCACGCCGCTGTCTCTACAAAAGGAAATCGCTTGCCATCCTGGTAACCCTAAGGGCATCTACAATGCAGGCGCTAACGCCAGGCGCCAGGGTCAGGATCCTGGCCGTTTCCTCCTAATCCCGTTCAAATCCCGAAATTTCGTTAGCATCGATGCCATAAGAGTCGTCCGGCGCTAAACGAGCTGCCCATTTTATTTTTTGCGCATGGCGCCCGTACGCTCGCTCCCAGCGTTGCATGCCTGGACTCCAAGCGAGGCGCTAGGAGAAAAATCCTTTTTTATTCCTAATCAAGCGCCTGATTAGGCGTCTAGCATTGAACATGCCCTAATTCCCAAATCCTCACCGCCACCCCCCTCCCACCACACCCCAGGTAACCCTAGTTCCCAAATCCTTCTTGGATCCAGCCAGCCATGGCGGGATCTTTGATGATGTCCGGCTCCTTCGACCCCCCTGCCGCCGATCCCGCCGGCGCCAACCCCTCCCGCTACCCCTTCTGGGTTCTCCTCGACAGCACAACCTACTTCGCCAACCGCGACAACGCCACCACCGTGAAGGGCACGACGAGCGCGGGCCACGAATTCAAGGTGACCTTCTGCCTCGCTGACCCGCCTGCCGTCTCTTACTTCTGCGTCCACTTTACCGGAGTCAGCATACAAGAGCTTTGCACCACGGAGCCCCGCGTCGTCTCCTCCACCTATGACCTCGCCCTCCTCTGCTTCCCCATCAGAACCGCCCTCGAGTACTTTGTCTACAAGGCTGCATCCACGGCAAGAGCATCATCCAAAGGGTCCCTCCTTCTCCAGCATACAAGCACCAGTGGCTCTTGGCAGTCGTGCCACGCGAGGGCGACAATTTCTTGGTCGCTGATCTTTCCCCGGGTGGGGACCTTGGGCACTACAACCTGCATATCTTCTCATCGGAGACGAAAGAGTGGAGCACAAAACACCTACAGCTGCAGGCGCCCTCTGATGTCCTGTCACGGGACCTGCCAAGCCAAACCGACAAGGTGATCTCTCTCGGAGCAAACACTGTTGGATGGGTCGATCTCTGGCGCGGCATCGTTGTGTGTGATGTGCTCCAGAAGGATCCTGTTCTCCGATTCCTCCCGCTGCCCAAGGCTGATTTCGACCTGCACCGGGAAAGTCCAGCACGGCAAGTGCGGGACGTCATTGGCTTCCCTGATGGTTTCATCAACTTCGTGGAGATCGAACAGTGTGTCAGATGGTTCACCGTTGTCAGAAAGAGGACTTCGAAGACGACCCATGTTTTTGACGTTGCAGATACCATCTCTGATGCGGAGCTCCTCAGCAATGATGGTATGGACACAGAAGACGAACCTTTTCATGCACCGGCTGGCTGGAAGATACGGACAATGTTTAGGAGCATTTATTGGCACTTATGGCAGAAGAGTCGCACTGTCCATGTTGACCACATATCACCGTGCCCACCTGAATCCTCTAAGCTGACGCATCATCTATGGAATGATAGAGACATGAAATGGACATTGGGAAACCTGAAGACTGCAGGGTTCCCGACCTTGAGTGTTTACGGTGGTAATACTGTCTACCTCGTGTCTAAGGTGGAGTCTCAGGATGAAGACACATTGCTTGTTGGTGTTGATATTGGAAAGAGGAAGCTGGAAGTCATCGAACAATATTGTTGCGGCAGATCCATTTCTTTCAATCCCTATCCGCTTGGCGTTGTTCAAATTGTAGGGGGGCGGGAAGTCATTGAACCATATTGTGGTGGGAGATCCACTGCTTTCAATCCTATTTCCTGCGCATTCTCCGAATATCTGAATACCACTCCAAGTCCAAGGCATGTTTTCTGTTTTGCTCTGTTTTCTATTCTATTAACTTCCATGCAAACTCATTGTATTTCCCCCAGTTCTCAACTTATTTTGCCCCATGCACCTGACATTTTGCCTCTTATTTTGCTTAAGGCCACGTGATGATGAAGTTGCAGCAGTATCTGCTCACAGCGGTGCGCTGGGCAATATTGTTCCAAAATATGTGGTAGGCTTGCTGTAATCATCTTGCTGCTATTATAGATGTGTCCATTTTGCCATCTCCTTCAATAAGATGTATGTAAACCCTTCTACAGCAAACCCAGCAAAACACGTCGAATGGGGATGACTCTAGCAAGTATCAACCGCCAACCACACTCCAGCCATCCAGTTTGACACAAACTGGGCAGCCCTTGTCATCTTCAACTTCAACTCAATTAGGTAAAAACATCGTGAACGCTTATAATATGGTTCTTTTATCCTAGTTCTTGTTGACTCAAGATATTTAACTCTAAAATGTTAGAAATTATTGAAAATTAACATTTGATATCATGATTTAAGAAAAAATGTGTGAAAGACTTGGGTCACCATGCTGCCTTTCTTGCTGTATAGGGAAGCAAATGTCGGTTTAGTTTCATGTTCTTGCATGTCTATGTGAGGTTTTGTATTTAACGGAACTGAAATGGATAATTAATTAATCATTATTTGTAATTCAGCCACCATATTAAAGTTGCTACCCTGTTAACAAGTGAAACCGTTGCATGAGCTAAAGAAACATCTTTTAGGCCTCCCAGAATTTCATTCAACTTGTAAGTTTTGTGTTAGCGTTTCTCCCAAAAGGGAAAAATATATCTTTAATTGGAGAATACAACCTCGCAATTGCAAATTAGCGAGTGTAGTAAAGTTGAGGGCAAAACCTAGCTGTGGTCAATGAGTAGGCATACTAGCTGATGTTTTTAAAATTGAACTTGTGAAGAGATTATATGGGGTGACTGATGATGGGAATCTTGGTTTCTTGGCGTGAGTGACCTGGTGTTGTGTGATATATTGCACTCTTTGAGTATTCCCTGGTTTGTGGTCGATATTTTGGCCCCTCTGTATTTTGTATTAACAGGCGACTTTTGGGAGCCGTGCTTGTTTGCTTTAACTAGTTGATTGTTTGGAAATGTTTGTTGGGTGCTTGAGTTTCAGAATTCATAGGCTGCACTGCAATAAATTTGTAAAAATGTTTCCAACAATTTTGCTGGAATTGTTTATGTTCAGCTTTCCTCTCTTGATGAAAGCACTGCATGCATTAAATAacatgattttattttatttatatatGTTATAATACAACTTACTCCTGTTGTTTATGCCTGTTGGATGGATCCAGACGACTTCCGAAGGATGCCCTATCAATGTGTCGCGTGCCATTGCGACCTCCCTCCTGACCAGTACCCAAGGAGGAGGCGTTTGCACCGTGAATGACTTCGACGGCTGTCCTCGACCATGGCCAACAGCACCACAGGAAGCCATTTTCATCTCTTGCATATCGCGGGCAGGTGGAATATCGTGGTTGATGTCATGGAATGTCAACAAAGTGCATGCTCTTGCATCTTTTGATGCTGTGCAGCCATGTCCACATACTGCTGCCACCCTCTGTTAACATATCATGGATGATGCTTTAAAACatttgaatatatatatatatatatatatatatatatatatatatatatatatatatggtgctATGGACCTTATTTGCCTTGCTGATGTTTGGTTGCTCCTCCGCGATGTCTGCTTTTTGGAAGAGTTCTGATCTTAACGTTGTTAGACCAGCCAATCAGCCATTGATCGCAGTGCACGTAACAGTCCCTGCTACTTCCCTGCTACTTCGTTGCGACCACCTAGACCTGTTAGCTTTGTTCAGTTACGGATTAAAAGGCACGTTGTTGATACATGTCTTTTTTATCCTACCCGATTTTATCTGGTTACCTCATCAATTCAAACGATTCGTTTCTGCTTGTCTTGTGCAACCGCCTAAAGCACCGGCGATTGAAGCTAGGTACGACAACATCCAAACACACGGCGCTTCTCCCTTGGTCACGCCGGCTATGTTCTAGCACACCCAGCCGGAACCGGCGGAACAAGATGCGGTGAGCACGATCATATAACAAGATGTGGTGAGCGACGGCTCAGATACGGTCCGTGGTGGCGAGGGAAACACGGTTGGCTGTCGGCTCTATGATGCAGAGGCTGTGCAGCTGACGGTGACTGGCGCACCCCTTCCTAGTTCTAATCGTTTGATTATTTTTTCACATGCATTTAAAATACTCATACTTAGATGACTCATTGTGTCAAAGGCCGAAAAAGCCAATTAGGGCAACTCCAACGGGCCAACCCAAACGGACAGCAATTTTGTctgctttttgtccgtttgggtcggtcAGGCGGACAGGGATGTCCGCTTTCGTGTTTGGGTCGGAGCGTGTGCTCAACGCTGGCTCGACCCATTTTGACGGCGCTAGAAAAAAAAGAACGCATGCATATTTAAAAAAAACAACATTAATTAAACATTAAAGCCGGCCAGGCCGGCGAGAGTCCACGCATCCACATTTGCatttaaagaaaaataaaaacaaccTAAACTACGAGGCGGCGCGCTGCCTTAGGCGGCGTCGTTGTCGTCGTCTTCGGGGTCCGTAAGGTCGATGAGCGTCAGCGCCGGGCCGGCCCAGGGGAACACCGTGTTCCAGAGCGCGTTCATGCCGGGCACGGGCAGTGCCGGCGCGGGGGCTGTGTGGCCGCCTATGCAGCCGcggcctggcgcgcctcctcctcggcctcgcGCTGCTCCTTctcgaggtcgcgctcgagcATCTCGAGGTACTCGCCATCGCGGCACTCCTCGGCCACCCGGATCTGGCGCCAGTGCTcgaggtacgccgcctcctgcGCCGGCGTTGCCCCCACCCAGACCGGCGGCGCGCGGACCCACTCGCGCACTACTCCTATCGAGGAGTAGTGCTCGATGGGGGACGGCTCTGGCTCGGGCTTGACGCGGCGTCGGGGAGGGGACGGCGAGGCCACCGGTGGCAGCACGCAGTTGCCCGCCGCGAAGAGGGCAATGGCCTGCGCCATTACCGCCTCGTACcgagcctcctcttcctccgtggCCTCCGCCCTGcgccgctcgtcctcctcgctctcCCGGTAAACGGCCGCAAGGGCCGCCTGGTCCTCCTCGCGGACGATGAGCAGGGGCGGTGGCACGGTGCGGTCGACCTCGCGGACGCCACGTCGCCTCGCCTCCTTGTGCTCGAAGGCGAACCAGCGCTCCTAGTTGGGCGAGTCGGCGGCGTAGGCGGCCTCGCGACGTTGCTCCGGCGTCAGCAGCGCCCATCGGCGCCGCACCTCCTCTGCGTGGGCCCTAGCCGaccgcggcgccgccggcactggGATCCTATCCGGATCCAGAGGCCAGTCGTGCGGCAGGGTGGCGTCGGGGTACGGGAGAGGCACGCGGTGCTGCCAGTGCCACTCCGCCTGGTGCACTGGCACGTTCATGCGCTGCCTCTGTCGGTGAGGCGCCGACGCCGGCGGAGGCAGGGGCCTTGCCTTTGGCCTTGGTGCTGCTGGTGCCGGAGAAGAGCCACATCTCTCTGTGGTGGTGGTGGCTAGGGTttgccggcgacgggggagcAAAGCTTGCTCGATGTGGACGGCGAGTTTGGATGAGGACAACCCCGCCGCACGGTCGTCTTAAAAAAGGACGACCGCCGTTGCTGACGCGTGTGCCCGTGGTCATAAATTAAGCTGACCGTGTGGGCAGCGGGTAGTTGGACGGCTGGCAGGTGGGGACACGAAGGATAGCGAGAAGGCTCGCGTGGCGTCCGTTCGGCATCCGTGCCGGCGCATTTGGGGCGCAAATGCGTCGGTGCGGACGCGAAGCGGAGGTGATTTGGGTTTGAGTCGGCGCGTTGGGCTGCCACTTTTGTACGTGCCGACCCAAACGGATGCaagcggacgaaatgggtcggccCTTTGGAGTTGCTCTTAGAACCAAGTATTATGTTGGTATTGTAGGGCATATGTGGATCCAAAGAGAGAAACATAAGATTAGTTACACTTAGTAAGAAGTAATCCACATAGAAATACCATGccaaatttaaaataaaaaaGTGCAAAGCATAGCTAGAGGAAAGCAGAGTAGCTGCCTATGAcgagtgaattgcaaaaaaccaTGACATTGAAGGCTTGGTTTGCAGGAACCACAAGTCTACGTAATTGTGCTTAAAAGCActaattttttatttattttttgcaaaaaacaccAGTCGATCGATTGGGTCGTTTTAAGTCATAATATGACATGGGCCCAGTTTTTGTCGACGTGTCTGCACTGTTGCTCCGTCTGAGCCGTCAGACGGCGTTAGACGCCGTGCCCCGCACCGGTTC is drawn from Aegilops tauschii subsp. strangulata cultivar AL8/78 chromosome 1, Aet v6.0, whole genome shotgun sequence and contains these coding sequences:
- the LOC109732305 gene encoding uncharacterized protein; translation: MAGSLMMSGSFDPPAADPAGANPSRYPFWVLLDSTTYFANRDNATTVKGTTSAGHEFKRPPLLPHQNRPRVLCLQGCIHGKSIIQRVPPSPAYKHQWLLAVVPREGDNFLVADLSPGGDLGHYNLHIFSSETKEWSTKHLQLQAPSDVLSRDLPSQTDKVISLGANTVGWVDLWRGIVVCDVLQKDPVLRFLPLPKADFDLHRESPARQVRDVIGFPDGFINFVEIEQCVRWFTVVRKRTSKTTHVFDVADTISDAELLSNDGMDTEDEPFHAPAGWKIRTMFRSIYWHLWQKSRTVHVDHISPCPPESSKLTHHLWNDRDMKWTLGNLKTAGFPTLSVYGGNTVYLVSKVESQDEDTLLVGVDIGKRKLEVIEQYCCGRSISFNPYPLGVVQIVGGREVIEPYCGGRSTAFNPISCAFSEYLNTTPSPRPRDDEVAAVSAHSGALGNIVPKYVQTQQNTSNGDDSSKYQPPTTLQPSSLTQTGQPLSSSTSTQLDDFRRMPYQCVACHCDLPPDQYPRRRRLHRE